In the genome of Candidatus Nitrosotenuis sp. DW1, one region contains:
- a CDS encoding plastocyanin/azurin family copper-binding protein, with protein MEQHNETIYRTTPARTTKMLVIMLGISIAGGAIFFSFWDYWISMPPGNQMHAAPVESSGGMAATGKQFDVHLNFVESPDFRTLAFNALPGEEGHNPEINASVGDRIEFLVANNGKSFHAFGVTAAEEGFEGIIPGTEISTANNPMKPGESGESAFVPSKEGTYYYICTVPGHREMGMVGKINVGSAEAAPKAAAPTGISHNFDLKFIESPDFKTLVFNALPGEEGSNPEFKVKSGDSVTFKVENAGKSFHSFAVVSDVDDPATIVFNSAIKSANNPMKPGETGEVTFTAGAPGSYHYVCTVPGHALLGMQGNFIVEP; from the coding sequence ATGGAACAACACAACGAAACAATCTACAGGACAACACCGGCAAGAACGACAAAGATGCTAGTCATAATGCTGGGTATCAGCATTGCAGGTGGTGCCATATTCTTTAGCTTTTGGGATTATTGGATATCAATGCCGCCTGGAAACCAAATGCACGCAGCGCCAGTAGAATCATCTGGCGGAATGGCAGCTACAGGAAAACAATTTGACGTTCATCTGAACTTTGTCGAGTCTCCAGACTTTAGGACTCTGGCGTTTAATGCACTGCCTGGCGAAGAAGGACATAACCCAGAAATCAATGCAAGCGTTGGTGACCGCATCGAGTTCCTCGTTGCAAATAATGGAAAATCATTCCATGCATTTGGCGTTACAGCGGCAGAAGAGGGCTTTGAGGGAATCATCCCTGGCACCGAAATAAGCACTGCAAACAATCCTATGAAGCCTGGAGAAAGTGGCGAGTCTGCATTCGTCCCAAGCAAGGAAGGCACATACTATTACATTTGCACAGTTCCAGGGCACAGGGAAATGGGAATGGTTGGAAAAATAAACGTCGGCTCAGCAGAAGCGGCTCCAAAGGCAGCAGCGCCAACTGGAATCAGCCACAATTTTGATCTCAAGTTTATCGAATCTCCAGACTTTAAGACACTAGTGTTCAACGCACTACCTGGCGAAGAAGGAAGCAATCCGGAATTTAAAGTAAAATCTGGCGATTCCGTTACATTCAAAGTAGAAAATGCCGGAAAATCTTTCCACTCATTTGCAGTAGTGTCTGATGTGGATGACCCAGCCACCATAGTGTTCAATTCCGCCATAAAGTCTGCAAACAATCCTATGAAGCCTGGCGAAACCGGAGAGGTTACGTTTACTGCAGGCGCACCGGGTTCATACCATTACGTCTGTACAGTTCCAGGACATGCCTTGCTTGGCATGCAGGGAAATTTCATAGTAGAGCCTTAA
- a CDS encoding cytochrome c oxidase subunit I: MVLELQKPRPIWQIMFSTHHTDVGLLYTITSIAFFFMGGALALGIRAELFFPGTQIIADSMTFNRIFTVHGTAMIFLFLLPFASGVGNYFVPIMVRYKDMAYPKLNAVAFWMIPPAGALIWLGFADFTWYATPPYSAIRSPGPSADMWIFAQKILGVSSVLGAINFIVTILKCKHPDLPLSKVPLLAWSFLSASLIVIVAVPTFAAALVMLLTDRLGVSGFFDPSKGGDPIAYQHLFWFTFHPEVYVLVIPAIGMMYEIIPRFSRKPIFSQSSGIFAFVMLSIVSFSSWAHHMYATGMSFTEKTVFMIGTLAAVPASGMHVFNFIATMWGGRIRFATPMMWAVGGIALFFSAGAGGVANAAMPFDFITHDSYWVVGHFHLFVMGTIAFGSIGFLYYMFPYITGRMYNETWGKVHFIMSFAGTVMVFFTQHVLGLYGMPRRVFDYIPSPEYIIMNQIASVGAMIIGAGMVIWLINMIYSAGKGKEANMDDPWGLGGKYYFPHQAKNPHH, from the coding sequence ATGGTCCTAGAACTACAAAAGCCGCGCCCAATTTGGCAAATAATGTTTTCAACCCATCACACCGACGTAGGTTTACTGTACACCATAACCTCGATTGCATTCTTCTTTATGGGTGGCGCACTTGCACTTGGAATTAGAGCGGAGCTGTTCTTCCCAGGCACCCAAATAATCGCTGACTCTATGACGTTTAACAGAATATTTACCGTTCATGGCACTGCAATGATATTTCTGTTCTTGCTTCCGTTTGCATCAGGTGTTGGCAACTATTTTGTTCCAATCATGGTCAGATACAAGGACATGGCATATCCAAAGCTCAACGCAGTTGCATTCTGGATGATTCCGCCTGCAGGCGCACTAATCTGGCTTGGCTTTGCAGACTTTACATGGTATGCGACACCTCCATACTCCGCAATCAGATCACCTGGCCCTTCAGCAGACATGTGGATCTTTGCGCAGAAAATACTTGGTGTCTCATCAGTACTTGGCGCAATTAACTTCATAGTTACTATTCTAAAATGCAAGCATCCTGACCTGCCTCTAAGCAAAGTCCCGCTTTTGGCATGGTCGTTCCTGTCAGCATCACTAATTGTTATAGTCGCAGTTCCTACGTTTGCAGCCGCACTTGTCATGCTGCTAACTGACAGACTGGGCGTATCTGGATTCTTTGATCCGTCAAAGGGCGGAGACCCAATAGCATACCAGCACTTGTTCTGGTTTACATTCCATCCCGAAGTATACGTATTGGTAATTCCTGCAATCGGAATGATGTACGAAATAATCCCTCGATTCTCAAGAAAGCCGATCTTTAGCCAGTCTTCTGGAATTTTCGCATTTGTCATGCTAAGTATAGTAAGTTTCTCATCATGGGCACACCACATGTATGCAACCGGCATGTCGTTTACAGAAAAGACAGTATTCATGATTGGAACCCTTGCAGCAGTTCCAGCATCTGGAATGCACGTGTTTAACTTTATAGCCACAATGTGGGGCGGGCGAATTAGATTTGCAACACCGATGATGTGGGCAGTTGGAGGAATCGCACTGTTCTTCTCTGCAGGAGCAGGCGGAGTAGCAAATGCCGCAATGCCGTTTGACTTTATCACACACGACTCTTACTGGGTAGTAGGACACTTCCACCTCTTTGTAATGGGTACGATCGCATTTGGCTCAATCGGATTCCTGTACTACATGTTCCCATACATCACAGGAAGAATGTACAATGAGACCTGGGGCAAAGTCCACTTCATCATGTCCTTTGCTGGAACAGTAATGGTCTTCTTTACGCAGCACGTACTTGGACTATACGGAATGCCAAGAAGAGTTTTCGACTACATACCATCTCCAGAATACATCATAATGAACCAAATTGCATCCGTCGGAGCAATGATAATTGGCGCAGGTATGGTAATTTGGCTAATAAACATGATTTACAGTGCAGGCAAAGGAAAGGAGGCCAACATGGACGACCCATGGGGACTGGGAGGCAAGTACTACTTCCCACACCAGGCCAAAAACCCGCATCATTGA
- a CDS encoding cupredoxin domain-containing protein, whose translation MSGHSNWPEWIYVGVVICLLAYVGAEAWNVERLVEHTPADAEVIKVVGQQWFWTFEHADGTKEVGELHLKKGQPYKFEITAKDVNHSFNIHDYVILQDAIVGRVNTAWFVPDEAGEYIIQCREYCGLLHYNMRGTLIVEE comes from the coding sequence ATGAGCGGACATTCTAACTGGCCTGAGTGGATTTATGTTGGAGTTGTCATATGCCTGCTAGCATATGTTGGTGCAGAGGCTTGGAACGTTGAAAGACTAGTAGAGCATACGCCTGCTGACGCAGAGGTAATCAAGGTAGTAGGACAGCAGTGGTTTTGGACATTTGAACATGCAGACGGAACCAAAGAGGTAGGCGAATTACACCTAAAGAAAGGCCAGCCGTACAAATTTGAAATAACCGCAAAGGACGTCAACCATTCTTTTAACATTCATGATTATGTCATATTACAGGATGCCATCGTAGGCAGAGTCAACACCGCCTGGTTTGTACCTGACGAGGCAGGAGAATACATCATCCAGTGCAGAGAGTACTGCGGTTTGCTCCATTACAACATGAGGGGAACCCTAATCGTGGAGGAATGA
- a CDS encoding histidine phosphatase family protein: protein MGLIIFLRHGQARNNTERVLAGRASGIPLTEKGVAQANDIGKFLKSFNISHIYASPIERAKNTAEIVGSHIGLGTTIDERLYELEMGRFSGMPYDELFAKHGNVFLKFYEGHPTIEENGVETFAEVRRRVLDIVDYASKKHREQNVLFVTHMDPIKAMISNILNLTPRSLFELIIANASLTIIRQEQGKFSLSAINAMNSERYDQEPF, encoded by the coding sequence TTGGGATTAATCATATTCCTGCGCCACGGCCAAGCAAGAAACAACACCGAACGCGTTTTGGCAGGAAGGGCATCTGGAATTCCGCTAACCGAAAAAGGAGTAGCACAAGCAAACGATATTGGAAAATTCCTAAAGTCGTTTAACATCTCTCACATCTATGCAAGTCCGATCGAGCGGGCAAAAAACACAGCAGAAATTGTTGGCAGCCACATTGGACTTGGAACCACAATCGACGAAAGGCTGTATGAATTGGAGATGGGCAGGTTTTCCGGAATGCCGTACGACGAATTGTTTGCAAAGCACGGAAACGTGTTCTTGAAATTCTATGAAGGCCATCCGACAATTGAAGAAAATGGCGTTGAGACGTTTGCCGAGGTAAGAAGAAGAGTGCTCGATATAGTGGACTATGCATCCAAAAAACACCGGGAACAAAACGTGCTTTTTGTAACACACATGGACCCGATTAAGGCAATGATCTCAAACATTTTGAATCTCACTCCAAGATCACTTTTTGAGCTTATAATTGCAAACGCGTCACTTACCATAATTAGACAAGAGCAGGGCAAATTTTCATTGTCTGCAATTAATGCAATGAATTCTGAAAGATACGATCAGGAACCTTTCTAA
- the npdG gene encoding NADPH-dependent F420 reductase has translation MKIGIIGGTGGMGKGFALRWCLKHDVLIGSRDSQRASDAASEYVSIAKESHGGIGGTIAGKDNISVAEQSDVLILAIPYENIDSICSELLGKIKDSCIVISPIVPMVKTETGFEFIPIKEGKPFAHQMVQKYMKNKTKLVSAFHVISEKKLVDPKLALDYDIFVCGDDKESLDVVNGLILEIKGLRAIFLGSGALAYLAEMSTPLLLNAMIKNKMKNPGIKIL, from the coding sequence ATGAAGATAGGTATAATCGGAGGCACCGGCGGCATGGGAAAAGGCTTTGCGCTAAGATGGTGCCTAAAGCACGATGTTTTGATCGGATCGCGCGACTCTCAAAGAGCGTCAGATGCTGCATCCGAATATGTCAGCATTGCAAAAGAATCTCATGGTGGAATTGGCGGAACCATTGCCGGTAAGGACAACATATCGGTTGCAGAGCAAAGCGACGTTTTGATTTTGGCAATTCCATATGAGAACATTGATTCTATATGCTCTGAATTGCTTGGAAAAATTAAAGACAGTTGCATCGTAATTTCTCCGATTGTACCAATGGTAAAAACGGAAACCGGTTTTGAGTTTATTCCAATAAAGGAGGGCAAGCCGTTTGCACACCAGATGGTTCAAAAATACATGAAGAACAAAACAAAATTGGTTTCTGCGTTTCATGTTATTTCAGAAAAAAAGCTTGTTGATCCCAAATTAGCACTGGATTACGACATTTTTGTTTGCGGTGACGACAAAGAATCGCTAGACGTGGTCAACGGTCTTATTTTGGAGATCAAAGGCCTAAGGGCAATCTTTCTTGGCTCAGGCGCACTGGCATACTTGGCAGAAATGTCAACGCCACTTCTCTTGAATGCGATGATAAAAAACAAGATGAAAAACCCGGGCATCAAGATCCTATAA
- a CDS encoding pyridoxamine 5'-phosphate oxidase family protein, with the protein MFKKTKFLREQKILRLATVDKKGNPHLVPVWYNYTGTKFHIGTNTRTKKAKNIQKNNKVCFCIDDGVWSPIHGMMGNGKARLILKEVTVKKIAKKILLRYFKNLEGKSAKELLDNTDCIIEITPGKITTWEY; encoded by the coding sequence TTGTTTAAGAAAACCAAATTCCTAAGAGAGCAGAAAATTCTTCGTCTAGCCACTGTTGACAAAAAGGGAAACCCGCATCTTGTTCCTGTCTGGTACAACTATACGGGGACAAAATTCCACATCGGGACAAACACCAGGACAAAGAAGGCAAAAAACATTCAAAAAAACAACAAAGTGTGCTTTTGCATAGATGACGGGGTTTGGTCGCCCATACATGGAATGATGGGAAATGGAAAGGCAAGACTGATTCTGAAAGAAGTCACAGTTAAAAAAATTGCAAAAAAAATTCTTCTTCGCTATTTCAAGAATTTGGAAGGCAAGTCCGCAAAGGAATTGCTAGATAACACAGATTGCATCATAGAGATAACCCCAGGCAAAATTACTACTTGGGAATACTGA
- a CDS encoding aminotransferase class I/II-fold pyridoxal phosphate-dependent enzyme, with protein MKVSKKVAGVEYAIRDIVSAARLVEKQGKKITYLNIGDPVQFGFQPPENVKDAMIRSIKSGNNYYAASEGLPELREAIAKKENAKGLAVGSDDILVTNGVSEALDMVMSSIVEEGDEVLLPGPYYPPYASYVRLHGGIPVEFAVDLNNSTPDMDDVKSKITSKTVAICLISPNNPTGVVFSEKSLKNLVDLANEHDLYIICDEIYDQIVFDEKFTGIGKVAKDSPVILLNGFSKVHLMSGWRIGYVGFNQSKKLESLREHLPKLARVRISTNLPVQYAALESLRGPQGYISEFVSELKKRRDFVVKRINSIQGLSCPNPKGAFYAFPKIENNRYKSDQEFVMELLKKTGVLTVHGSGFGTKYGSGHFRLVFLPDLGTLDYALNEIEKFVSIPK; from the coding sequence TTGAAGGTCTCAAAAAAAGTAGCTGGCGTAGAATATGCAATTAGAGATATCGTCTCTGCAGCACGTCTGGTGGAAAAGCAAGGAAAAAAGATCACGTACCTGAATATAGGTGATCCTGTCCAGTTTGGGTTCCAGCCTCCAGAAAACGTCAAGGATGCAATGATACGCTCCATCAAATCTGGAAACAACTATTATGCCGCATCTGAAGGACTGCCTGAATTACGAGAAGCAATAGCAAAAAAAGAAAACGCAAAAGGACTCGCAGTCGGATCAGATGACATACTTGTGACAAACGGCGTGTCAGAAGCACTAGACATGGTGATGTCGTCTATAGTGGAAGAAGGAGACGAGGTCCTGCTTCCAGGACCATATTATCCGCCATACGCGTCATATGTAAGACTGCACGGCGGCATTCCAGTAGAGTTTGCAGTTGATCTGAACAATTCAACTCCAGACATGGATGACGTCAAATCAAAAATCACATCAAAAACAGTTGCCATATGCCTCATCTCACCAAACAACCCAACAGGCGTTGTGTTTAGCGAAAAGTCTCTAAAGAATCTAGTCGATTTGGCAAACGAGCACGACCTCTACATCATCTGTGACGAAATTTATGATCAAATTGTATTTGATGAAAAATTCACAGGGATAGGAAAAGTGGCAAAGGATTCGCCTGTCATACTGCTAAACGGATTTTCCAAAGTTCACCTGATGTCTGGCTGGAGAATAGGCTATGTCGGATTTAACCAGTCTAAAAAACTAGAATCATTGCGCGAGCATCTGCCAAAATTAGCACGCGTCAGAATATCGACAAATCTGCCTGTCCAGTATGCAGCACTGGAATCACTCAGAGGCCCACAGGGGTACATCTCCGAGTTTGTGTCTGAGCTAAAAAAGCGAAGAGACTTTGTAGTGAAAAGAATCAATTCCATTCAAGGACTCTCATGTCCAAATCCAAAGGGAGCGTTTTACGCTTTTCCAAAAATTGAAAACAACCGATACAAGTCCGATCAGGAATTCGTAATGGAACTGCTCAAAAAAACTGGAGTGCTGACAGTTCACGGCTCTGGTTTTGGAACAAAATATGGCAGCGGCCACTTTAGGCTGGTCTTTTTGCCTGATCTTGGTACGCTAGATTACGCGTTAAATGAGATAGAAAAATTCGTCAGTATTCCCAAGTAG